ggagagaaggtgtccgaaggactggaagaaatttaaggactacttagttaatggtgtaaaactgaatatctgagcagaattagctgttaaataggctttagctagataaatttaaattaaagttttggtaagaattttatagtataagatacaaataagaatgtctgaagattttgagaatagattaagaactatgttttaaGTAAAGGAATCTGAGGataaataagatggttaatagttatgaaagtagatatatagctacccaaAGTATATTTGAATTAACAacgcagtggagggtgtgggggaagtcctctaCACGTAGAAGATagaataagaatgagataaagataagtgtttagacaggtttgtatgtgcttttcttatgtttattgtgttgttgtttgatttgtttattgtttattgtatcttgtattttcagtgtattggtgtatgtttttttttatatatatatgcatatggaaaataataaaatctttaaaaaaaaacaaaaaacaaaataagcaatAATGTAGTAGCTAGCCCCTTCCCTGCACACCCAAGAAACATCCCTTTAACCAAACAGTCTCAAAAGCTCTTGGGCTCCCTCCTCTCGGCCCTAAATGCTCAGCGTCGCTCCGCCAGGACTCTTTGCAACCCGGGAGGCTTCTCTCAGGACCCAGCCCCAAAGCAAAGGATATCAGGGTAACATGGTGGGTTAAGGGCATCCTAGATATGGAGGGCTAGAGCCATCCCTAAGCAGTTTTAAGAGCTACATTCCCCCCCTTTCGTAATTCAACTAGGCTAGGAATGACTTCAcggtttgtgtttttttgggaTGCGAGTGTTGCAAacacatccccccaccccctgccatggCTCCCCGTTGCCTTCAGCATATATGCACAACTCAACCGTATTGTAGCCCTGTGTTTTATTAGCCTTGTtggatccattaaaaaaaaattgcacagctCTCAAAGCTTTTGCTGCACAGCCCGGAGGCTGGTGTGCTCCTGGCCGGTCCTCTTCCATGCGGCACACGACTGAAAGAAAAGATGGGGGGGATACGCAGTTAACACCCCGGACAAGAAAGATTAGGAGTTTGTATGTCAGCATTAATCTGAAAAGAAAACCCATCTGCCTTCTACGCCTAGCAAACCCATCTTACCTGCTTAAGAGTCGAAGTTGGCTTACGGTGTTATGTTCCGCGCTCAGCCTCATAACCACTTCCTGATCAATGGCTCTTTTTCTCCGTCAACCTGCCAAGACAAACTCGGGTtacaaatgtatatatatatgccccACACAGCAAAGCCTCGGCACTCTCTACCCTGCCCCCCCTCACACaatctgccccccctcccagcaaCCAGCGTTTCCCCGCAAAAGGGGTTTCTGCGAACCCGCACTGACTCTCAAAGAGCCATCGTGGGGGTCAAGTGTTTCCGAGACTGAACCTGCGTCCCCCTCGGACTGGACAATGGCacatgaccccccctcccccacaaaaagcaTTAAGTCGCGGAGGAAAGCGGTTGCTTAGGAGTTAAGCGTGGGCTACGGGGGAAAAGTTACAACGCAAACACGATGGTAGAGAACATTACAGTTACGTGGACTTAAGGCTTAAGGAAGAATCTCCGGAGATGAGCATTAgtcccttgggagggggggaaattcaTTTTTCCCCCATCTGACATCTACCCTACCGGCAAAGAAATGACTGTGAACGAAACACCCCTTCTGACCCACATGGAATTTATGCCACAAAAACCAAAGACTCAGtacaggagatttttttttaagagtatttTTTTTAGGGTGGTTTTTTTCAGCTGACCGAAATTGGCAGAGAAAATTTTGCTTTCGGACGGGTTAAAACATTCactttcaaaatatatatatataaataaatatgagctCTCAACAGGAGGAAGGATGCGGACATGAGGAAAGGAGTTACCTCGAATTACGGGACTATCCCCACATATGAACTAGCCAAGAGAGCAGCTTTCTTCCCagaggttctctctctctgttgtagGCACAACAACGTCGCTTTTTCGTCAAGGCACTGCCGTTTTCCATACGCTAGCAGAGAATTCTCAGAACTTAAGAAGGCAACGACAAAGCTAGCTAAATTAGGTCACAGTTATCGGCCTTGGAACACTGTCAAGaatcggcagcagcagcagcagctgacccCGGTTTCCCTTGTCGGCTAAGAATGTCTGGCTGGCTTTCAAGCTACCAAAGGTGTCAGCTAATTCTTGCTCACACACACTAACTCTTGTCACAAGCTGTCTGCTCCGAGTCACCAGGTTGCAAATTACTATAGGAAGCGGTGGTTTTTATTTTCATAGGTTGGGGCCGTTCCAGCCGAGCTGAGAACTGACCCCATTATGGGAAAAGGAGGTGGACTAGCTCCTTTAGATACTCTTCCTTCAAGCACCCTCAACCTGACCTGGTGTCTAACTAGGCCTTAAAAGTACAGTAagatttgcatatatatttttccaccACCGTTAGGATAGCCGGCCTGCAATCCTCTCTCTGCAGCTAGCTGCCCTTCCTTTCTGACTGTACACTTCTGACGGTCAAATCCAGAGTTGTGTTGTGCAGCAAGATGTAAAATTTcaagagcagatttttttttccagatggaCTTTTAATAGGCTTCGTGAAGCCAAAAGGAAAACTGTACAAGAAATCCTTTTTTAACCACTTCAAAATTACAACATCAATTGAATTAGGCATACTTTTTCTTCCAGTAAAAAAAGGACAATagaaacaaacatatttttttttccaagagCCTCTTGCGAGTTAAGATTTGCAGTCTTTCTGGGATACGTTTTATGGCATACAAGCAAAAGTCTCTTAAATGCAGGTTGAACATACAAGCAAGTTCCGCTTTAGGTATACCAAGGTGGGTCGCCTTTAAAGTCATTTAAAGTCATACCCAGGCTACAGTGCCTACCTTGCTACACTAAAGTGTGTTACAAACGATGCACTAAACAAACCGAGTTCACAGCTTGCTCAGCTTCTACTGAACAATTACGGTCCTTTCTcgctcaaaaaaaaaaccaaaaaaaaaaaaccacagaaacgGGGCCCCCAAAACCTTccagtctttttctttttaataaaaaaaaaaaacacacacacacacactaaaggacacacaccaaacacacacacacacacacctctgctcaCAAATGAACTAAAATcttaagtgcttttaaaaaaaaaatgttaacactTGAGAGGAAAAACCCAGAGCTTTCTTTTGAGTCTGAACAGACCATCGCATATTAGAAGCTGTgaggctggtgttttttttttttttgttttacaaggtCAGAACTGAGAGTTTACTACAAAAGTGAGAATACAAAGGAGATGACTACACAAGAACGATTTCAGCGAAGCTCCCAAAATCTTTATAAATACAGCCATTGGAAGGACGATCTTGAGCCAGGAAGGTTTTTACCTCGTTGTGTGTAGCTGAGGACAAGAAGCAGCACAGTTGTAAAGGCACCGAAGCAAAGACAAAGGTCCCAGCATATTTTTTCCTCCCCTACTTGCTTGCAAAGCACCTCAAGGCTACTAACAGCTATCACTATCTCTCCTAATCTCCCACCcctttgcactctcttcttttccTCGCTCCTGGGCTTTTGAGAGGGTTTCTCTGGCGTCATTTCCAGCTTCCGGGAAAAAAAAATGCTAGTTACGAACGACTTGCGGTTGACTAAGCGTGGCGCATGCATTAATGAGGGCGGGGGTTCCCCCCCTGCTTTTCCGTGCGCGAGTGCTTAAAGGCCTGCCAGAATAGAGCGGCAATTTTCGAGGGCAAGGAGAGGCTTGCCGGCAATAGGCTCCAAAGCGAACCTAACAGTACTTTCCAAAGGTTATCATCCCTGCAAAAATCAGAAAAGAGGCTCCAGGCATTCCCATGTCAGTGTATCCTTTCCCTTATGATCTAGAGCTTACCATAACTGTCATAGCTGTCTCTGTAGGAGCCTCCTGAAGGCCTGTCGCCATAGCTGCCTTGACTCCTGCTGTGGGGAGAAATGAGAAGATGCTCGTTCACAAGGCACAGCTACAAACCGGCGTGCGCACGGGGCTCTTTTTTTTACCCAACTTTCCCATGCTTACCTGCTGCTGCCATAGTAGTCTCTGGAACCACCGTATCCCCCACTTCTCGATTCAAACCGGCTGCCACCGTAACCTCTgtctccactgcctcctgggaAAGGAGAACCGCCCAGAGCCTTGAGATGCATCCAATTCAACGCAACCAAAGTCCGAAAGTATAGAGGCCACTTGCAAGCCCCGGCTCACCTCTGGAGAAGCCCCGGCCCCGACCTCTGCCTCCGCGGAAAAAGCCCCGGCCGCCGGCTGAGCCGCCTCTGTACCCGCGGGACCTGTTGTCAGACGACTTGCCTGCTTGATCAACCCTGATTTGGCGGCCGTCGACAGACTGGAAAAACGAGGAGTTTCGGAGTTAGCACAGTGCTCCACAAGGGTATTATAATTAACACGCAAACAAAAGTGGTGACTTGTGTGGGACTGTCAAACAGATCCTCagttaatagtaataataatcacagctgtcaacttttcccttttttaaagggaaattctgttattccgaataggattcctcacaagaaaagggaaaagttgacagctatgggaatagtatttttttatttataccccacccatctagctggctttccccagccactctgggcggctcccaacagaatagtaaaaacacaataaaacatcaaatattaaaaacttccctaaacagggctcccttcagatgtctccaaaaagtcaggtagttgtttatttccttgacctctgatgggagggcgttccacagggtgggtgccaccactgagaaggccctccaaGAAGTTACGTTTCCCCAAACTGCTAACTTTCTAACAGTTGTTCCATCGTGATCACATCCTAAAAATAGGACTTCTATCCTACCAAGCCCCGCTGTTCAGAACAGCCACCACTGAACTCACCTTCCCATTCATAGCCATCATCGCATCTTTAGCATCATCAACACTCTCAAAGGTGACAAAGCCAAACCCTCTGGATCTCTGGGTTTCTCTGTCTTTGACGACAACAACtggcaggaaggaaggataaaTTTAAGCCGTTTGGTCAACTTAAGTGCAGGGTGTAAAGCCAAATTTATCCCCATGAGAATTCGTGCTAATGTGAGTGCTCATTTCATTACTAATTTGAGTGTGGGGCAAACTCAAGGTTATCTTTCTATACTGGCTGAGCCTACCACGTACCAATCAATGCTGAAGTAcatcattttgatttttttacatTACCATCAGTGATCTGTCCGTATTTAGAGAAGACTTGCTCCAGCGACTGTTCATTGGTGTCAAAACTGAGGCCGCCGACAAAGAGCTTTCCTTCATCTGATGCCATTCTCTCCCCTGTGAGCAAAAACAAGCCTCGTGTTCAGCATTCGCCCAAGGCGGCAAAACACAACACCCCTCCTAGAACAAGTTCACCAATCATCAACCGGGTGGGGTCACGACTCACTCAAAACTTAAGGAGCTTAGCAGCCAGTGACACAAATCCTGTTTTATCCGTTTTCTTCAAAGAGTGCCAATGCAGAAGAGAAAACCGTTACATTACCTTTAAAccttttgtttataaaaaatacTAGCCAGCCTTGCATGAAAAGCCACATTTGCCACAAACATCCTCCCCTTCTACAGAACTGTTGGAAATCCAGGAGGCATGCTCCTCTTTTGCAAGTGGGCAAATGAAAGGATAaagtattggggaggggggaaggaaagcacAGATTAGGGGAAAAAACTGTAGATTCTTGTATTGCATAGGATTTGTAGTCTTTCACAGCAGAAAAACCTTAGAAAATGTAAACAAGCCCATTcctatgctttttttaaaactcCAAGGCCCATGGTACATTCAAggcctttctcccccttcccttctttcAACCAACCATAGTGTTAATGGTAGTTTTAACTGGCCCTTCTCTTAATGTTTAGCCTCCTCGTGTATTTCTATGCAAGTGCACATTATACCCTTCGCGAAAATAATGAAGTGGGATATTCTTTATGGAAGCCTCTCCAGAGAGGCGTTTTTTGTTTCCTAAATGGCAAGAGGAAAGCGGGGCACGAAACCAAATTTGCAACCAACGGGAGCACAAATGATATGAAAACGAGCCATCAAGAATGTCTCAGAATTAAAATCCGCGCGCAAGGAAGGTCAGCAGTTGAAAAAACAAATTGAAATAAGCAGCTGAAATGTCAGAAGGCTGTGCAAAAATAgtaagtttatttttttataccccgctcatctggctgggtttccccagccactctgggcggctcccaacagaataataataataataataataataataataataataataatgccattttATTACACATCTAAAATGCAACGTTTTTGCTTTCCATTCAGGACCTTCTTGCGTGGGGGCGGGGAAATAAACCCACCCTTACGCGCATGCGCGCCCGGTTCCAGTACATGTCTTTAGAGCAGCCGCTCGCGCATGCGCGACACAACCCACCCCCCAAGGCGCATCCCTCCCCAGCTCCGCCGCCATTTTGAGTCTTCCTTCCCCCACAAGCCTGTCGGGaagccattttgtttttgttcctttctCCCGGTGTGCGGTTCGCCGCTCGCCTTCCAAGCGGTCCCACagttaagtaaaaataaaaagacgCCTTTTTTCTGCGAATCACCACCCGTGTTATTAATATTATCAACCAAAACGTATTTTTTTTCTATATCTTTATTTCTATTTCTCCTTCGTGCGCCCGCCCCGCATCGCCCCCCTCCCCCTTACCGATGTCGTTTCGTAGCTGCGCAAATCAATTTCGAGCTTCAAAGTCCCAGCGCGAACTACGCAGCAGCTTGGCTGCGCCTCCGCATATATACCGGCTCTGAGCCTCCGCCCTCCTCATGAATATGCAAATGAGCCCGGCTCTGTCAAAAATGGCGCCCGCTCCACCCCGCTCAAGCTCTCGAGGGGAGAGAAGGAATGAGGTAATCGGCGACCGAGGCTCCCCCGCCCATTGGTGGGAGGTCGATTAATATACATGAGGAGAGGCGGGGCCGGAGTGTAAGCAAGCAAAAAGCTTTTATTTTCCGTTTCCGCCACCGCGTGAAAAAAGGAAAAACGTGATTGGGTGAGGCGATTAGGTTGGTAAGGGCGACGAGCCCTTCTCGTGAGCTGATTGGTGCAAACACATCCCCGCCCCCCAAGCCGCAAGACCTAGCTCCGAGCATCTCTCGCTCACCCACGAGACAGTTGTACTGTATAtacgagggagggagggggcggagcgagggggcgTGGCCGCCCTGACCTACTTTCGCGCCCTTGTCAGCAATGCGGCGCGGTTTTGCCGCAACGAACAAAGGCGATtcgtgggaggaggaggagggcgcggCCGCCATCTTGGAGCGGGAAAGCATCATGGCTGCCTCAGGGCCCACAATGCATAGCGCGGAAaagggctccccccaaaaaataaaataaaattaaaatgcctCATAACTACATTGCAAAACAATCAAAAGTCCTCACATAACATTCACAGTtcgcaaaataaaaatgaaataaaaatgttttcagggGCAGCCCCTTTTCCACGGTCACTGTGTGTGCACATATATGTTTTGTAAGACCAtaataatgggctcttgagctcttgagtggtggattcaggaacacgaagaggcaaaaaccatgcagggttcagcaggatttattttgagttacatatgtaaagcaaaaggcacaatccaaaagttggactgagcactgagagactggcgcgtactcattataaaggcaatacagaaaccgaaaatagaaaccgaaaattggctcaaggttcacatgttccttaggagtacaacctcccaaagcctccccaactcgctctccccagtctgggaatgtcctggcaagccttgaatatacttggcagacttcccagaaatatagcaacataagcaacaacagtcccctattgtatgctgaagattgaacctattcataaggcatgtgtgtgtgcctaatcagcaagaaagcataacttcaattaaccggcaataatacttgttgcattagataggaaatacaaaagcataaatcaataataccgatgcagggggatgagtctactaactaggaaataccttacatcttaatggactgaatataatattaatacagttggcaggagccaactccagctgcattcctcctgtctgctcagaaagcgcatacatcccgtccaaggctgagagccccccccttgctcacacaactcagagctgcccctctcccaaagacccataggaacaatacacaaatataaatcaatacataccaatacatgtaatgaatacacaactccaacaagcctgatgcctccagtatgatcaatcaacaagaccagctcttaagcccattaaaggctaaccacaattaacggcacattccttaaactgggctttccgtccccctctctcgtgatggtgtttctatggtaacagccaaggtgctatttctgtattaacaggccattgtttaattccagaccgtacaccgttatcaaaaccttgaagctgctggccagttttggctgatttcccagaaatagttgaagaagcaacattaggcacattcctttgtctctcttaatattacaaaaatacagaaaatatattaatgcacaaatgctgtgaatgatacacaaataaacaagcttagaaagcaattaaggcatttataatcaatatgggatatttagctatttgaactgtccccttcagttTAACATTAGAATAACGAATACCATATATATGTTCGTGtgtgttatgtatatattgtatgtatgtgtgtgtgtgtgtgtgtgtgagagagagagagagagagagagagagagagattgctataaggaaaaatacataaaatgaacAATATGTAGCATGAAACGAAGGGGGGAAACGCAAACACgacataaaataacataaaatgaaaagctgctgctgctgcttttttggcGATCATTCATACGGTAGTAGctgagtaaaaacaaaataaaataaaaaattccttccagtagcgccttagagaccaactaagtttgttctaggtaagATTGtgttccatgaacacagttttaaaagtaagggactgtggagaccaattctggatccacacgtcctttcacagtggggacattggtttccgggcgggagttgatcccggtgagggtttgccaagcgtgccttcctcttagcacgtttctccctcgtgtcctgagttcgagtgtcttcaaagcccatgacaccttttggtcaaggctgttcttccaactggagcgctcgcaggccaatgtttcccagttgccgGTGCTTATACTACACTTttatttagatttgccttgagaaagtctttaaacctcttttgttgaccgccagcattacgcttcccatttttaagttcctTCACGGGCATGgtgcctggaggaccacaggttagtgACGGCTGCTTTGTCCGGACGGCTGTTAGGTCCAAGTCCGGTTTAAATATAAATAACCTTAAGAGGGGAGAATGGCAAGAGGGTTGTGTGAATGAGTGCTTGGCATTTCCCACCCCCAGTTGGCATCCGAAATAAAAGTTTGTCTGCTCCCACTCTCCCCCACTGCACTGAGATGCATTGTTTTCCTACTTGATTATAGTAATTGTTCCTAATTTTTGTGTGCACACATACAAATCAGCACGTGCAAATTTCACgtcttctttgtgtgcctgttTGCGAGTGacacatttcctctttttctttccgGGAACACATAAAGATTTGACCGGCGGATGCTTTATCCCTGACCTTTCAGTAGCGACAATATCACAATCCGTCTTATCTTTCTTTCCTGATTTTTTGGCTACGCTAGAAATCTGTAATCTCAGCAAACTGCCTTTATGAGTATTCTCCAAGCAGCGGTCTCCCTCCTGCCCCACTGAAAATAGGGTAGCATACGCAACTGAAGCCAGGTCTTCCAAAACAGAAACgacagaaagttggtggtttgacaatatatatatttgatttgACAAGAGTGTGGCTGCTATTATATATTCTTTCCTCTAAACTCCATCGCGCCaaggaaacataataaaactccAGAAtagctgcaaaaaaaggaagaaagaaatatgATTGCAAAAGTTTGCAATGCCCCTGAATTTTGGTAGGTACAGcgcacacattattatttttgcaccttagagaccaactaagtttgttcttggtatgagctttcgtgtgcatgcacactatctgaagaagtgtgcatgcacacgaaagctcataccaagaacaaacttagttggtctcttagggcagtgtttttcaaccactgttccgtggcacactagtgtgctgcgagatgttgcctggtgtgccgtggggaaaattgaaaaattcaagagaattactttatatatagtcaatataggcacagagttaaattttttaacattttctaatggtggtatgcctcgtgatttttttcatgaaacaagtgtgcctttgcccaaaaaaggttgaaaaacactgtcttagggtgctactggaaggatttttttattttatattttgttctgactatggcagaccaacacggctacctacctgtaactattatcaTTTTTGTAGCTATCTGTATCCTTTGATGCAACAGGAAATCATTAGGATACACCTTCCGTAATTGCATTTCAACTAAGTGCTTAAAAAGGAaagcattggggggaggggggattatctGGAATTAAATCTAATGACAAAACAATGAAACAATCCTCAACCAGCAACAgcaaaaggcgggggggggggagtcaacgTGAGGGCTGTGGACAGAGAGATTACCTCTGCTAACTGCAAAATTTGGTGGTCTGAAACAGCCTGGAATCTGTTCCAAACAAAATTCATTTTACAAGGATctcagcagcatgtggagggcgAATAAGATTGCAAATctgcttcttgttgttgttgtttgctgtttGCCTTTGGAATGCAGGACTGAAAACAGAGCTTGGCTGCTGAAGAAAACACAGCCATTTTTGCAAGTGGAGGCAGAGAAGCAGAAACACAGCAATTTATGCAAACCCTTTTGTGGGTGCAGAGGGGGCGGCCAAGAAAGGCCGCCTCTCATTTCACTTTAAGGACAGGGAATTCTCACCTGCCTGCCGAAGGGGGAGCCTATTATCTTTGTCAGTAACATGACTTAAGctagaggtcagcaaactttttcagcagggggccggtccactgtccctcagaccttgtggggggcctggactatatttttggggggattttgtccagggactttttcgcaaatccggggactgtccccgggaaacggggacgtctggtaaccctaaccTAAGCTATCCATCAAAGGGTATATTATAATTTACACTACACCTGCGCTTTCAGAGGAGAAGCTTCTTCTAATATGGTTATGCCAGTGAACAGTTTTGGGGAGAATCGCTGGCGCCTCCAGGTAGGTATATAGGAGAGAGACCCCCGccatctgaaatcccagagaccCACTTGCAGTCAGCATAAACAGTGCTGAGCTATCTGGACTgatgttctgactcagtagaagacaaCTTCCTACGCTCCCGTTAAACCAGTACaatcatgaggactagcaccCCGTTTTATTTTTACCGAAAGGAGCACAGCTCCGGGGACAGAGCATcttgcttttgcatgcagaaggtctccaggttcgatccccgatGGCATCTCTAGGTATCACTAggaaggtctctcccccccccctccataaccCTGGAGACCCTGCAGCTGCCGCTCAGTGTAGCCATTATTAGGTTCGATCTGATCTGTGATAAcgcagattcctgcatttgcctCGCTTGGGGAAGTGGGAAAGCTGTCCGTGTGACCCAGTTCTCTACGTTACCAAGGTGTCACCTGCTGTTTCTTAATTCGGGACAAGCTTATG
The genomic region above belongs to Lacerta agilis isolate rLacAgi1 chromosome 18, rLacAgi1.pri, whole genome shotgun sequence and contains:
- the CIRBP gene encoding cold-inducible RNA-binding protein isoform X2 translates to MASDEGKLFVGGLSFDTNEQSLEQVFSKYGQITDVVVVKDRETQRSRGFGFVTFESVDDAKDAMMAMNGKSVDGRQIRVDQAGKSSDNRSRGYRGGSAGGRGFFRGGRGRGRGFSRGGSGDRGYGGSRFESRSGGYGGSRDYYGSSRSQGSYGDRPSGGSYRDSYDSYATHNEVKTFLAQDRPSNGCIYKDFGSFAEIVLV
- the CIRBP gene encoding cold-inducible RNA-binding protein isoform X1; translated protein: MASDEGKLFVGGLSFDTNEQSLEQVFSKYGQITDVVVVKDRETQRSRGFGFVTFESVDDAKDAMMAMNGKSVDGRQIRVDQAGKSSDNRSRGYRGGSAGGRGFFRGGRGRGRGFSRGGSGDRGYGGSRFESRSGGYGGSRDYYGSSSRSQGSYGDRPSGGSYRDSYDSYATHNEVKTFLAQDRPSNGCIYKDFGSFAEIVLV